From bacterium, the proteins below share one genomic window:
- a CDS encoding FAD-dependent oxidoreductase, whose product MSVRFATDRICAASEIHDGSETTDVVVVGAGSAGACAALEARRSGAEVLVLEKQSAGGGTSARAAGQLYLGGGTALQRACGFEDSPEEMRKYMLLACGPGAPEDKIDLFVRESVGHYDWLVSQGVPFRASFVPTTEATNPPGPDGLTYTGNEPAHPWSAEARPAPRGHNVECDGDSGHVLMKVLLDAVEHEGIEVRTGVETTRLVIDDAGRVAGVGVREDGTERFIRARRGTILCTGGFGFNRAMLARYAPTFLDCAPVGTEAEDGLGIRLGMAAGGDAIRMSAGSVMIPFSKPRSLVRGIIVNGRGERYVNEDVYQATHGALALDRQDGIGFLIVDADTYSQPQLPYPVCAEAESIEALEALLSLPPGKLVETMARWNAGAVRGEDPLFSKAKEWITPLEKPPFRAIDLRRATFPYPFFTLGGLRTDIDGRVLTPDDEIVAGLFAAGRVASGMPAGGYNSGMSLSDCTFFGRRAGRAAAASH is encoded by the coding sequence ATGAGCGTGCGATTCGCCACCGACCGCATCTGCGCAGCGAGCGAGATCCACGACGGATCCGAGACCACCGACGTCGTCGTCGTCGGGGCCGGCTCGGCAGGGGCCTGCGCAGCCCTCGAAGCCCGCCGCAGCGGGGCAGAGGTCCTCGTCCTCGAGAAGCAGTCGGCCGGAGGCGGCACCTCGGCGCGAGCGGCCGGCCAGCTCTATCTCGGAGGCGGAACGGCGCTCCAGCGAGCGTGTGGCTTCGAGGATTCGCCGGAGGAGATGCGCAAGTACATGCTCCTCGCCTGTGGCCCCGGCGCGCCGGAGGACAAGATCGACCTCTTCGTGCGCGAATCCGTCGGACACTACGACTGGCTCGTCTCGCAGGGTGTGCCCTTCCGCGCGTCCTTCGTCCCGACGACCGAGGCGACGAACCCACCCGGACCCGACGGACTCACCTACACGGGCAACGAGCCCGCGCATCCCTGGAGCGCCGAGGCACGCCCGGCGCCGCGCGGTCACAACGTCGAATGCGACGGCGATTCGGGCCACGTCCTGATGAAGGTCCTGCTCGACGCCGTCGAACACGAAGGCATCGAGGTCAGAACGGGCGTCGAGACGACGCGCCTCGTGATCGACGACGCGGGACGCGTCGCAGGCGTCGGCGTCCGCGAAGACGGTACGGAACGATTCATCCGGGCGCGTCGCGGCACGATCCTCTGCACCGGAGGCTTCGGATTCAATCGCGCGATGTTGGCCCGCTACGCCCCGACCTTCCTCGACTGCGCGCCCGTGGGAACCGAGGCCGAAGACGGTCTGGGCATCCGCCTCGGCATGGCCGCCGGAGGCGACGCGATCCGCATGTCGGCGGGCTCGGTCATGATCCCGTTCTCGAAACCGCGCTCGCTCGTTCGCGGAATCATCGTGAACGGACGGGGCGAGCGATACGTCAACGAGGACGTCTACCAGGCGACCCATGGCGCGCTCGCCCTCGACCGGCAGGACGGGATCGGATTCCTGATCGTCGACGCGGACACCTATTCGCAACCGCAGCTCCCCTACCCGGTCTGCGCCGAGGCCGAATCCATCGAAGCGCTCGAGGCCCTGCTCTCGCTGCCCCCCGGAAAGCTCGTCGAGACGATGGCTCGCTGGAACGCGGGTGCCGTCCGCGGGGAGGACCCGCTCTTCTCGAAGGCGAAGGAATGGATCACGCCCCTCGAGAAGCCGCCCTTTCGGGCGATCGATCTCCGCCGGGCGACGTTTCCCTACCCCTTCTTCACGCTGGGCGGGCTGCGAACCGACATCGACGGACGCGTCCTGACACCGGACGATGAGATCGTCGCGGGCCTCTTCGCCGCTGGGCGCGTCGCGTCGGGAATGCCGGCAGGGGGCTACAACAGCGGCATGTCGCTGAGCGACTGTACCTTCTTCGGGAGACGCGCCGGACGCGCCGCCGCCGCGTCCCATTGA
- a CDS encoding VOC family protein, with translation MDFDIGRGASVGVAVRDLDPVIALYSEGLGLGPFTVEDVELAADGGDQAGPLRLRVATAPVGPCEMELIEVLSGRPPHAEFLDEQGEGMNHFNLDKRTHEGYLATLSDLYWRGIEPFWGLPFTSFCYVESEDVGGVTFEVMVGSGHAGKRGHNHLGLVVSDTQKTIDFYTRVLGMPPFRTGEFPMPRAFYRDARIETSFRASFCDLGETQLKLYEVVEGESPFSDHLRSQGEGMHHLCLNVSDLEGSLADLETAGIGTTWRVPALGLAHLDTRDIGGMTFALAQAG, from the coding sequence ATGGATTTCGACATCGGACGCGGAGCGAGTGTCGGCGTGGCGGTGCGCGACCTCGACCCCGTGATCGCACTCTATTCAGAAGGGCTCGGGCTCGGCCCCTTCACGGTCGAAGACGTCGAGCTTGCGGCGGACGGCGGCGATCAGGCTGGGCCCCTGCGGCTCCGGGTCGCCACTGCCCCCGTCGGCCCCTGCGAGATGGAACTGATCGAAGTCCTGTCCGGCCGGCCGCCCCACGCGGAGTTCCTCGACGAACAGGGCGAGGGGATGAATCACTTCAATCTCGACAAGCGGACGCATGAGGGATACCTCGCGACGCTGTCCGATCTCTACTGGCGCGGAATCGAGCCTTTCTGGGGCCTCCCGTTCACTTCATTCTGTTATGTCGAGAGCGAAGACGTCGGTGGAGTGACCTTCGAAGTGATGGTCGGCAGCGGACACGCCGGAAAGCGGGGACACAACCATCTCGGCCTCGTGGTCTCGGACACGCAGAAGACGATCGACTTCTACACGCGGGTCCTCGGCATGCCTCCCTTCCGGACCGGCGAGTTCCCGATGCCGCGGGCCTTCTATCGCGATGCGCGTATCGAGACGAGCTTTCGAGCGAGCTTCTGTGATCTCGGAGAGACGCAGCTGAAGCTCTACGAGGTCGTGGAGGGAGAGTCTCCGTTCTCCGACCACCTGCGGAGCCAGGGCGAGGGGATGCACCATCTCTGCCTCAACGTGAGCGACCTGGAAGGCAGCCTCGCCGACCTCGAGACCGCGGGCATCGGCACGACCTGGCGCGTGCCGGCGCTCGGCCTCGCCCACCTCGATACGCGTGACATCGGCGGGATGACGTTCGCCCTCGCCCAGGCGGGCTGA
- a CDS encoding SDR family oxidoreductase, with translation MPGPLLEGRVAIVTGGASGIGRASAMRCAAEGARVAIGDIDVPGATRVANEIAEAGGEAFAHETDVADEGAFRSLIEATCARFGRLDVLHNNAAALGNASAGEDDGIESLEVDVWDRTMAINARSVMLGCKHAIPKMLETEGGSIVNTSSGAAILGGLNGTAYAVSKAAVNALTQYVATQYGKQGIRCNAILPGLIMTPAVDVGLSAPVIDMILDHHMTPEAGRPEDIAAMVAFLASDEARYVTGQLIRVDGGITSHAPTYADLRRMMGAPR, from the coding sequence ATGCCGGGCCCCCTCCTCGAAGGCCGGGTCGCGATCGTGACCGGCGGCGCGTCCGGGATCGGCCGAGCGAGCGCGATGCGCTGTGCCGCCGAAGGTGCAAGGGTCGCGATCGGCGACATCGACGTCCCGGGCGCGACGAGGGTCGCGAACGAGATCGCGGAGGCGGGCGGCGAGGCCTTCGCCCACGAGACCGACGTCGCAGACGAGGGCGCGTTCCGATCGTTGATCGAAGCGACCTGTGCGCGCTTCGGCCGACTCGACGTGCTCCACAACAACGCCGCGGCGCTCGGCAACGCGAGCGCGGGCGAGGACGACGGAATCGAATCCCTCGAGGTCGACGTTTGGGACCGCACGATGGCGATCAACGCGCGGAGCGTGATGCTCGGATGCAAGCACGCGATCCCGAAGATGCTCGAGACGGAGGGCGGCTCGATCGTGAACACCTCGTCGGGCGCCGCGATTCTGGGCGGCCTGAACGGCACGGCGTACGCGGTCTCGAAGGCGGCGGTCAATGCGCTGACCCAGTACGTCGCGACCCAGTACGGCAAGCAGGGCATCCGCTGCAACGCGATCCTGCCGGGCCTGATCATGACCCCCGCGGTCGACGTCGGGCTCTCGGCTCCGGTGATCGACATGATCCTGGATCACCACATGACGCCCGAGGCCGGACGCCCGGAAGACATCGCCGCGATGGTCGCCTTCCTCGCCTCCGACGAGGCCCGCTACGTGACCGGCCAGCTGATCCGCGTGGATGGCGGGATCACGAGCCACGCTCCGACCTACGCCGATCTGCGTCGGATGATGGGCGCTCCGCGCTAG
- a CDS encoding wax ester/triacylglycerol synthase family O-acyltransferase, whose amino-acid sequence MSKWHYDRLSAQDNSFLLWEKTGNVRMHVASTNILDIGALRNETGGVDIDLVRRATESYLHLVPRYRQRLYQIPGFDHAVWVDDPRFDLNYHVRHTSLPKPGTLSQLKDLVARVQAQPLDRNRPLWETWIVEGLEGGDQFAMIVKIHHCMIDGASGVDLANIQFSISPEPEPIADPVPFQPRPAPRRLELFLDEARRTVGIPLEIVRDFRSFVAETDDLREDVSTRVSALTRLFGMGMNADDTPINGRLGPHRRFDWVSCRLDDLKAIRKGLGCSINDVVLTIVTGAVREYLRGKGVDVSAIEFKVSTPVSVRKEEERGQLGNKVSSWIIPLPLDESDPRRQLETIHELTEELKETNQAIGVQMMNQVQEWTPSVLLSLGAQAMSGPINTIVTNVPGPQMPLYFHGARVRAIYPAVPLMQGMGLGIALTSYAGTMGIGFNCDPDIVTDVELFIARFRQSFENVAAAAKVEVGPLSEDVNEIHALLEG is encoded by the coding sequence ATGTCCAAGTGGCACTACGACAGGCTTTCGGCGCAGGACAATTCCTTCCTGCTCTGGGAGAAGACCGGCAACGTGCGGATGCACGTGGCCTCGACCAACATCCTCGACATCGGCGCCCTGCGGAACGAGACCGGCGGCGTCGACATCGACCTCGTCCGCCGCGCGACCGAGAGCTACCTCCATCTCGTTCCGCGCTATCGCCAGCGCCTCTACCAGATTCCCGGGTTCGACCACGCGGTCTGGGTCGACGATCCGCGCTTCGACCTGAACTACCACGTCCGACACACGTCGCTGCCCAAGCCCGGCACCCTCTCCCAGCTGAAGGACCTCGTGGCCCGGGTCCAGGCGCAGCCCCTCGATCGCAACCGCCCGCTCTGGGAGACGTGGATCGTCGAAGGCCTCGAGGGGGGCGATCAGTTCGCGATGATCGTGAAGATCCACCACTGCATGATCGACGGCGCCTCCGGCGTCGATCTCGCGAACATCCAGTTCTCGATCTCGCCGGAGCCCGAGCCGATCGCGGACCCCGTGCCCTTCCAACCGCGTCCGGCGCCGCGAAGACTCGAGCTCTTCCTCGACGAAGCGAGGCGCACCGTCGGGATCCCGCTCGAGATCGTGCGCGATTTCCGGAGCTTCGTCGCCGAGACCGACGATCTGCGGGAGGACGTGAGTACGCGCGTCTCGGCGCTGACCCGCCTCTTCGGCATGGGCATGAACGCGGACGACACGCCGATCAACGGACGCCTGGGCCCCCACCGCCGCTTCGACTGGGTCTCGTGTCGCCTCGACGACCTGAAGGCGATCCGGAAGGGACTCGGCTGCTCGATCAACGACGTCGTGCTCACGATCGTGACCGGCGCCGTCCGCGAATACCTGCGCGGCAAGGGCGTCGACGTCTCGGCGATCGAGTTCAAGGTCTCGACCCCGGTCTCCGTCCGCAAGGAGGAGGAACGCGGACAGCTCGGCAACAAGGTCTCGTCCTGGATCATCCCGCTTCCCCTCGACGAGTCCGATCCACGTCGGCAGCTCGAGACCATCCACGAGCTGACCGAGGAGCTCAAGGAGACGAACCAGGCGATCGGCGTCCAGATGATGAACCAGGTCCAGGAGTGGACGCCCTCCGTCCTCCTCTCCCTCGGCGCCCAGGCGATGTCCGGACCGATCAACACGATCGTCACGAACGTGCCGGGCCCACAGATGCCGCTCTACTTCCACGGCGCGCGCGTCCGCGCGATCTATCCTGCGGTCCCCCTCATGCAGGGCATGGGCCTCGGCATCGCGCTGACCAGCTATGCAGGCACGATGGGGATCGGCTTCAACTGCGACCCCGACATCGTGACCGACGTCGAGCTCTTCATCGCCCGCTTCCGGCAGTCCTTCGAGAACGTCGCGGCGGCCGCGAAGGTCGAGGTCGGGCCGCTGAGCGAGGACGTGAACGAGATCCACGCGCTGCTCGAGGGCTGA
- a CDS encoding TonB family protein — MRPHPPALLLVFALVLGCQTPTESTSGDVPLETTTYAYQAYERGDCSEIERSAGRVSLDDWPASEARSSFLLVEGFCAERAGDVDRARETYRQLLREAPLSFASDDARERLRVLRLRENDPGYEDWLADARSRALQGSTDREPIERLPASYPPLAQVAQIGGYAVVEFGVTPRGDTDAPVIVDSVPPLLFDGVALRAVREWRYAADADGTKSERQAIRLVFKPEEAQSPDLGAPVESRPN, encoded by the coding sequence ATGCGCCCGCACCCGCCCGCCCTGCTCCTCGTGTTCGCCCTCGTCCTCGGCTGCCAGACTCCGACCGAGAGCACCAGCGGCGACGTGCCCCTCGAGACCACCACCTACGCCTACCAGGCCTACGAGCGAGGTGACTGCTCCGAGATCGAGCGCAGCGCCGGTCGCGTCTCGCTCGACGACTGGCCGGCGAGCGAGGCCCGATCGTCCTTCCTGCTCGTCGAAGGCTTCTGCGCGGAGCGCGCCGGGGACGTCGACCGCGCCCGGGAGACCTACCGCCAGCTGCTCCGCGAGGCCCCGCTCTCCTTCGCCTCCGACGATGCCCGCGAACGCCTGCGCGTACTCCGCCTGCGAGAGAACGATCCGGGGTACGAGGACTGGCTCGCGGATGCCCGCAGCCGGGCGCTCCAGGGCAGCACCGATCGCGAGCCGATCGAGCGCCTGCCCGCCAGCTACCCGCCGCTCGCTCAGGTCGCCCAGATCGGCGGCTACGCCGTGGTCGAGTTCGGCGTGACACCGCGCGGAGATACGGATGCACCGGTCATCGTGGACTCGGTGCCCCCGCTTCTCTTCGACGGCGTGGCCCTGCGCGCCGTACGCGAGTGGCGTTATGCCGCCGATGCAGACGGGACGAAGAGCGAGCGACAGGCGATCCGGCTCGTCTTCAAGCCCGAAGAGGCGCAGTCCCCCGATCTCGGCGCGCCCGTCGAATCGCGCCCGAACTAA
- a CDS encoding pentapeptide repeat-containing protein, protein MDLQDAGLGGADLREAALSGADLRRAGLVGTDFRDADLSNADLRQAAGTIISLEGADLSGAQLSGMTGFSFRMTGANVRGATWVDSVADEARLSGADFSFADLRGWNASEANIRGASFVQANLDGASLAVFATDADFSRSTLRGVSIAYIDDTQTTLRGASFRQADLSDASFYAYIVGGGLLVARIDVNDTDFSGAILANAVGLENTIGSALYDANTDFTSAWSDLGATVPFDPVAAGWTLIPEPGTGLLIGLGLAGLTAGQTAGRRSRSPVGLAEGLA, encoded by the coding sequence GTGGACCTGCAGGACGCAGGGCTGGGAGGTGCCGACCTGAGAGAGGCTGCTCTTTCCGGAGCCGACCTGCGACGAGCGGGGCTTGTTGGCACCGACTTTCGGGATGCGGATCTCTCGAATGCCGACCTTCGACAGGCCGCGGGTACGATCATCAGCCTGGAGGGGGCGGACCTCTCGGGTGCCCAGTTGTCCGGGATGACCGGCTTTTCGTTCCGGATGACCGGGGCGAACGTGCGCGGGGCCACCTGGGTCGACTCGGTCGCAGATGAAGCTCGGCTTTCTGGCGCCGACTTCTCCTTCGCAGACCTTCGGGGCTGGAATGCCTCGGAAGCCAATATCCGTGGGGCGTCGTTCGTCCAGGCGAACCTGGACGGAGCTTCGCTTGCGGTGTTCGCCACGGACGCTGACTTCAGTCGCTCGACCCTGCGGGGCGTCTCGATCGCATACATCGATGACACCCAGACCACCCTGCGCGGAGCGAGCTTCCGGCAAGCCGACCTGAGTGACGCGTCCTTCTACGCCTACATCGTGGGTGGGGGCCTGCTCGTAGCTCGAATCGACGTCAACGACACCGACTTCTCCGGAGCCATCCTCGCCAACGCCGTCGGCCTGGAGAACACCATCGGCTCTGCCCTCTACGACGCGAACACCGACTTCACCAGCGCCTGGTCGGACCTCGGTGCGACTGTCCCCTTCGATCCGGTCGCCGCGGGGTGGACGCTGATCCCTGAGCCGGGAACCGGACTACTGATCGGGTTGGGTCTGGCGGGACTTACGGCGGGGCAGACGGCGGGACGGCGAAGTCGCTCACCCGTCGGTCTAGCCGAAGGCCTCGCGTAG
- a CDS encoding elongation factor P hydroxylase, translated as MADRLEPSAAALEQIFAACFADDYRTVLEGGGDEPLYVPSPEPSSAPHRIVYRADYFASALHEVAHWCLAGAERRSREDYGYWYAPDGRSVDQQAEFERVEARPQALEWIFSEACAFDFHLSADNLEGGVGPSSSFEAAVESARAGFLEDGLPKRAARFRDALREAFG; from the coding sequence GTGGCTGATCGTCTGGAGCCGAGCGCGGCGGCCCTCGAGCAGATCTTCGCGGCGTGCTTCGCCGACGACTACCGGACCGTCCTCGAAGGGGGCGGGGACGAGCCGCTCTATGTGCCGTCCCCCGAGCCGTCCTCCGCTCCGCATCGCATCGTCTACCGCGCCGACTACTTCGCGAGCGCGCTCCACGAGGTCGCCCACTGGTGCCTCGCCGGTGCCGAGCGCCGTAGCCGGGAGGACTACGGCTACTGGTACGCGCCGGACGGCCGCTCGGTCGACCAGCAGGCCGAGTTCGAGCGCGTCGAAGCGCGCCCGCAGGCGCTCGAGTGGATCTTCTCCGAGGCCTGTGCCTTCGACTTCCACCTGAGCGCCGACAACCTCGAAGGGGGCGTCGGCCCGAGTTCGAGCTTCGAGGCCGCGGTCGAGTCGGCCCGGGCCGGCTTCCTCGAAGACGGCCTGCCGAAGCGCGCGGCCCGCTTTCGTGACGCCCTACGCGAGGCCTTCGGCTAG
- a CDS encoding alpha/beta hydrolase, translated as MPPDAVPPLPVTRATWTFDVSDVVPVAGRFEVAASWIAPTDLAPNTPITLLVCLPGGFLSRRYFDLESGGDRSYSFAEAMAARGHAVLAFDHLGTGDSTPPSPEEAGLEIGVGVIAAANQAALDAARARIEAGDATSGTAPLEIATTIGVGHSMGSMLTVEQQALAHPYDALLLFSFSTAGTPRFIGPDLMAYADQPERLRREMPQVLTRAMGGPYPPRANGVEEDRVAAFGVGTAPADAEEALQLAATRLLGVGGLTSMIPGGYAPAAQKIDVPVLMVFGDHDLHDDRDTADELPLVRALETWQLDDAWHCHFVANTRERLWERVALWLGARRASRD; from the coding sequence GTGCCCCCCGACGCCGTTCCGCCTCTGCCCGTCACGCGCGCGACCTGGACCTTCGACGTGAGCGACGTCGTCCCGGTCGCGGGTCGCTTCGAGGTGGCCGCGTCGTGGATCGCGCCGACGGATCTCGCGCCGAACACGCCGATCACCCTGCTCGTCTGCCTGCCCGGGGGCTTCCTTTCCCGCCGCTACTTCGACCTCGAGTCGGGCGGTGACCGGTCGTACAGCTTCGCCGAAGCGATGGCGGCGCGGGGCCACGCGGTGCTCGCCTTCGACCACCTCGGGACCGGCGACAGCACGCCGCCATCGCCGGAAGAAGCGGGACTCGAGATCGGCGTGGGCGTGATCGCGGCGGCCAATCAGGCCGCCCTCGATGCGGCCCGCGCGCGAATCGAGGCGGGCGACGCGACGAGCGGAACGGCCCCCCTCGAGATCGCGACCACGATCGGCGTCGGCCACTCCATGGGCTCGATGCTGACGGTCGAGCAGCAGGCCCTCGCACACCCCTACGACGCGCTGCTGCTCTTCTCCTTCTCGACCGCTGGCACCCCGCGCTTCATCGGCCCGGACCTCATGGCCTACGCCGATCAGCCCGAACGCCTGCGACGGGAGATGCCCCAGGTGCTCACCCGGGCGATGGGCGGCCCCTACCCGCCCCGGGCGAATGGCGTCGAAGAAGATCGCGTCGCGGCCTTCGGCGTGGGCACCGCACCCGCCGACGCCGAAGAGGCGCTGCAGCTCGCCGCGACCCGGCTGCTCGGCGTGGGCGGCCTCACGTCGATGATCCCCGGCGGCTATGCGCCCGCGGCGCAGAAGATCGACGTGCCCGTCCTGATGGTCTTCGGTGATCACGATCTCCACGACGACCGCGACACCGCCGACGAGCTGCCCCTGGTGCGCGCGCTCGAGACCTGGCAGCTGGACGACGCGTGGCATTGCCACTTCGTCGCAAACACACGCGAACGACTCTGGGAGCGCGTAGCGCTCTGGCTGGGCGCACGAAGGGCGTCCCGCGACTGA
- a CDS encoding CoA transferase translates to MAGVLDGLRILDLTRGLSGPMATMLLVDHGADVVRIEAPGEDPLREQTGYKVWNRGKRSAVLDLTDDTDKADFLALAAQADVVIESYAPGKAEALGVDYATLSKTNPRLIQCSITGYGRDNAHTDRPGYDALVAARTGLMWEQRGWVGGSAPHLAGKPPIHPDFEVGYEKLQGPPREGPLFSGSRFPSLGAAYAAAVGISAALRAREVTGRGQHVETSLLQGALAAGVMAYGVADELEAPFFLSWIGDSRAPKGHFECSDGRWVHAWPPNPRFILSAAEGDTLNATPDLTLREDPDRIGLGVEEIFVLDHYWQPMAEAVRKFTADEWTEAGAQAGVCIQKVCSPEEGLTDPLLVADGIVTELDDPELGPIRAAGVLFNLETSPGEVRGPAPTLGAHTEEIRAEAAAATPAAATDTGARLAKGPLDGIRVLDFGLAVAGPYCTQVLSDLGAEVIKVNALYDWYWHSSQIAMCCNRGKKSIAIDLKHERAREVLDELIGSADVIMHNMRYPAAIKLGIDYDSLKERYPRLVYCHTRGFEHGPREGLPGNDQTGACLAGVEWEDGACHRGGKPMWSLTNMGDTGNGFLAAIAICQALYEREKTGKGQWCETAIVNAQLFNTSYAVAKPDGSPVERPLLDSMHLGFSAGVRLYPTADEWLCLSLLTDAHWASLGEALGLEALQPGGALASAAARKADDDGLAALIEAAVANEKGIDVFTKLDRAGVPCELAMGDAAIGLWQEKGLIANELVASYDHRMVGHLGHPGLAVQFSDTKTAVQGGPLLVGEHTREILSDLGFDEAKTEALFEAGCVGDETIYPALAKDPSKVAASPWDPAGGD, encoded by the coding sequence ATGGCAGGCGTACTCGACGGACTCCGCATCCTCGACCTCACCCGCGGCCTCTCCGGACCGATGGCGACGATGCTCCTCGTCGACCACGGCGCGGACGTCGTCCGGATCGAAGCCCCGGGCGAAGACCCGCTCCGCGAACAGACCGGCTACAAGGTCTGGAATCGCGGCAAGCGGAGCGCCGTCCTCGACCTGACGGACGACACGGACAAGGCGGACTTCCTCGCGCTCGCCGCGCAGGCCGACGTCGTGATCGAGAGCTACGCGCCCGGCAAGGCCGAGGCCCTCGGCGTCGACTACGCCACGCTGTCGAAGACGAACCCGCGGCTGATCCAGTGCTCGATCACCGGCTACGGCCGCGACAACGCGCACACGGATCGCCCGGGCTACGACGCCCTCGTCGCCGCGCGGACGGGACTCATGTGGGAGCAGCGCGGCTGGGTCGGCGGCTCGGCGCCGCACCTCGCCGGCAAGCCGCCGATCCACCCCGACTTCGAGGTCGGCTACGAGAAGCTCCAGGGCCCGCCGCGCGAAGGCCCCCTCTTCTCGGGCTCCCGCTTCCCGAGCCTCGGCGCCGCCTACGCCGCCGCGGTGGGGATCAGCGCCGCCCTCCGCGCCCGGGAGGTCACCGGCCGCGGCCAGCACGTCGAGACGTCGCTCCTGCAGGGCGCGCTGGCCGCCGGCGTCATGGCCTACGGCGTCGCCGACGAGCTCGAGGCTCCGTTCTTCCTGTCCTGGATCGGCGACAGCCGCGCGCCCAAGGGCCACTTCGAGTGCAGCGACGGCCGCTGGGTCCACGCCTGGCCGCCGAACCCTCGATTCATCCTCTCCGCCGCGGAAGGCGACACGCTGAACGCCACGCCGGACCTCACCCTTCGAGAGGATCCCGATCGGATCGGCCTCGGCGTGGAAGAGATCTTCGTCCTCGACCACTACTGGCAGCCGATGGCCGAGGCGGTCAGGAAGTTCACCGCCGACGAATGGACCGAGGCGGGCGCCCAGGCCGGCGTCTGCATCCAGAAGGTCTGCTCGCCCGAGGAAGGCCTGACCGATCCGCTCCTCGTGGCGGACGGGATCGTCACCGAGCTCGACGATCCCGAGCTCGGGCCGATCCGTGCCGCCGGCGTCCTCTTCAACCTCGAGACTTCGCCAGGCGAAGTCCGCGGGCCGGCACCGACCCTCGGTGCCCACACGGAAGAGATCCGGGCGGAAGCCGCGGCGGCGACCCCCGCGGCCGCGACGGATACCGGCGCCCGGCTCGCCAAGGGTCCCCTCGACGGGATCCGTGTCCTCGACTTCGGCCTCGCCGTCGCGGGTCCCTACTGCACGCAGGTCCTGTCGGATCTCGGCGCCGAGGTCATCAAGGTCAACGCCCTCTACGACTGGTACTGGCACTCGAGTCAGATCGCGATGTGCTGCAACCGCGGCAAGAAGAGCATCGCCATCGACCTGAAGCACGAGCGCGCCCGCGAGGTCCTCGACGAGCTGATCGGGTCCGCCGACGTGATCATGCACAACATGCGCTACCCGGCGGCGATCAAGCTCGGCATCGACTACGACTCGCTCAAGGAGCGCTACCCGCGCCTCGTCTACTGCCACACCCGGGGCTTCGAGCACGGTCCGCGCGAAGGTCTGCCCGGCAACGACCAGACCGGCGCGTGTCTCGCCGGGGTCGAGTGGGAGGACGGCGCCTGCCACCGCGGCGGAAAGCCGATGTGGTCCCTCACGAACATGGGCGACACCGGCAACGGCTTCCTCGCAGCGATCGCGATCTGCCAGGCGCTCTACGAGCGCGAAAAGACCGGCAAGGGACAGTGGTGCGAGACCGCGATCGTCAACGCGCAGCTCTTCAACACGAGCTACGCGGTCGCCAAGCCCGACGGCTCCCCGGTGGAGCGGCCGCTCCTCGACTCGATGCACCTCGGCTTCTCCGCGGGCGTCCGTCTCTATCCCACGGCGGACGAATGGCTCTGTCTCTCGCTCCTGACGGACGCCCACTGGGCCTCGCTCGGGGAGGCCCTCGGGCTCGAAGCGCTGCAGCCGGGCGGCGCGCTCGCCAGCGCCGCAGCGCGCAAGGCCGACGACGACGGACTGGCGGCCCTGATCGAGGCCGCCGTCGCGAACGAGAAGGGGATCGACGTCTTCACGAAGCTCGACCGGGCGGGCGTCCCCTGCGAGCTCGCGATGGGCGACGCCGCGATCGGCCTCTGGCAGGAGAAGGGCTTGATCGCGAACGAGCTCGTCGCCTCCTACGACCACCGCATGGTCGGCCATCTCGGCCATCCCGGTCTCGCGGTCCAGTTCAGCGACACGAAGACCGCCGTCCAGGGCGGCCCGCTCCTCGTCGGCGAGCACACCCGCGAGATCCTCTCGGATCTCGGCTTCGACGAGGCGAAGACGGAGGCGCTCTTCGAGGCGGGCTGCGTCGGGGACGAGACGATCTATCCCGCGCTGGCCAAGGATCCGTCCAAGGTCGCCGCATCGCCCTGGGATCCGGCGGGGGGTGACTAG